One genomic window of Syngnathus acus chromosome 11, fSynAcu1.2, whole genome shotgun sequence includes the following:
- the LOC119130416 gene encoding nuclear transport factor 2-like, with protein MQGGDIDCQRVGEGFVQWYYNQFDHTNRMELVNLYAEGATLTWEGTLFHGREAIAGKLTGMPFQQIKHIVTDQDIQPTVDNSILIMVFGQLKTDNDPPLAFHQVFMLKPQNCNWVCTNDVFRLGIHNIAVEP; from the exons ATGCAAGGGGGGGATATCGACTGTCAAAGAGTTGGTGAAGGTTTTGTGCAGTGGTATTACAACCAGTTTGATCACACCAATAGGATGGAACTGGTCAACCTTTAT GCTGAAGGTGCAACTCTGACATGGGAAGGAACCCTCTTCCATGGGAGAGAAGCCATTGCTGGAAAACTGACT GGCATGCCGTTCCAGCAAATTAAGCACATTGTCACAGACCAAGATATCCAGCCCACAGTCGACAACAGCATCCTCATCATGGTCTTTGGACAGTTAAAG ACGGACAACGATCCACCTTTGGCCTTCCACCAGGTGTTCATGCTGAAGCCGCAGAACTGCAACTGGGTGTGCACGAATGACGTATTCCGGCTGGGTATACATAACATAGCCGTGGAGCCTTAA